One genomic region from Rhizomicrobium palustre encodes:
- the speD gene encoding adenosylmethionine decarboxylase: MARLELVAAIKEAKAPRAGATARTVPVPIPPGDEDRKDHFINRNGLTYAGSHLIIDLWDAEGLDDRDRIEAALIDAVKAAGATLLHIHLHCFEGGGGISGVAVLAESHISVHTWPEKGYAAFDVFMCGDAEPRKALSVFKEAFNPGRLVIGEHKRGVL; the protein is encoded by the coding sequence ATGGCTCGACTCGAACTCGTGGCAGCGATCAAAGAAGCAAAGGCGCCTCGCGCCGGCGCGACTGCGAGGACTGTCCCGGTTCCTATTCCCCCTGGGGATGAGGACCGCAAGGACCACTTCATCAATCGTAACGGACTGACCTATGCGGGAAGTCACCTGATAATCGATCTATGGGACGCCGAGGGTCTCGACGACCGTGATCGGATTGAAGCCGCTTTGATCGATGCGGTGAAGGCAGCGGGGGCGACCCTTCTGCACATTCACCTCCATTGCTTCGAAGGCGGTGGCGGCATTTCTGGTGTCGCCGTGCTCGCTGAGAGTCATATCAGCGTGCACACTTGGCCGGAAAAAGGCTATGCGGCTTTCGACGTCTTCATGTGTGGAGATGCCGAGCCCCGCAAAGCGCTTTCTGTGTTCAAGGAAGCTTTTAATCCAGGTCGCCTGGTGATCGGCGAACATAAGCGCGGCGTGCTCTAA